From the genome of Pogona vitticeps strain Pit_001003342236 chromosome 10, PviZW2.1, whole genome shotgun sequence, one region includes:
- the SETD6 gene encoding N-lysine methyltransferase SETD6, whose translation MATGGPRKKQRRGHGDPRGPLSGVPDALPAFLRWCADGGLELSPKICVSREGTVADYGLVASEDLEAGEVLFTVPRTLLLSQHTSPIASLLEKEQSSLESQSGWVPLLLSLLHESTDSSSFWRPYFSLWPNFTGLDHPMFWSSEERVRLLRGTGIPEAVDKDLASIQVEYASIILPFMKAHPETFNPQVHTLELYKRLVAFVMAYSFQEPLDEEEEDEKEPNPPVMVPLADLLNHVANHNANLEYSPEFLQMVTTQPVRKGQEVFNTYGQMANWQLLHMYGFAEPYPGNTNDTADIQMLTLFRAALEATRTEAERQLVSEQWDFLCQLEMVGEEGAFVIGWESVFTEEELFTALKVLSMSAEEFKEFKDQQVEVGTEGTDPPLLSVAIIPNLKASWKKLLCGATQLTLKSYDTGLKEEEDLLKDLQAYSRLSRREQFALQVRYGQKKVLHQLLELAR comes from the exons ATGGCGACCGGGGGACCCCGGAAGAAGCAGCGCCGCGGGCACGGTGATCCGCGGGGGCCCCTGAGCGGCGTCCCTGACGCCCTCCCGGCCTTCCTGCGCTGGTGCGCGGACGGGGGCCTGGAGCTGAGTCCCAAG ATCTGTGTGAGCAGAGAAGGCACGGTGGCCGATTATGGCCTGGTGGCCAGCGAGGACCTTGAAGCCGGAGAAGTCCTTTTCACTGTCCCAAGAACTCTGCTGCTCTCGCAACACACAAGCCCCATCGCTTCCCTGCTGGAGAAAG AACAAAGCTCCCTGGAGAGTCAGTCTGGCTGGGTTCCCCTCCTGCTTTCTCTGCTACATGAATCCACAGACAGCAGTTCCTTCTGGAGGCCTTATTTCTCCCTCTGGCCCAACTTCACGGGTCTGGATCACCCCATGTTTTG GAGCAGTGAAGAGCGGGTGAGGCTGCTGCGAGGGACGGGGATCCCAGAAGCAGTAGACAAGGATTTGGCCAGCATCCAGGTGGAGTATGCCTCTATCATCCTGCCCTTCATGAAGGCCCACCCCGAAACCTTCAACCCACAGGTGCACACACTGGAGCTCTACAAGAGGCTGGTGGCATTTGTCATGGCCTatag TTTCCAGGAACCCTtagatgaagaagaggaagatgagaagGAGCCCAACCCCCCTGTGATGGTCCCCCTGGCAGACCTCTTGAATCATGTGGCCAACCACAATGCCAACTTGGAATATTCCCCG GAATTCTTGCAAATGGTCACAACTCAGCCTGTCCGTAAGGGCCAAGAGGTCTTCAACACCTACGGACAAATGGCAAACTGGCAGCTGCTTCACATGTATGGTTTTGCTGAGCCGTATCCTGGCAACACAAATGACACTGCTGACATCCAGATGCTGACTTTGTTCAGAGCTGCACTGGAAG CTACAAGGACAGAAGCCGAACGGCAGCTGGTCTCGGAGCAATGGGACTTCCTTTGCCAGCTGGAGATGGTGGGTGAGGAAGGAGCCTTTGTGATTGGTTGGGAGAGCGTTTTTACAGAAGAAGAGCTCTTCACAGCATTGAAG GTGCTCAGCATGTCTGCAGAAGAATTCAAAGAGTTTAAAGATCAACAGGTAGAAGTGGGCACGGAAGGCACCGATCCACCACTGCTGTCCGTTGCCATCATCCCTAATCTGAAAGCCTCCTGGAAAAAACTTCTCTGTGGGGCCACACAGCTGACCCTGAAATCCTATGACACAGGCCTGAAAGAGGAGGAAGACCTGCTTAAGGACCTGCAGGCTTATTCGCGGCTTAGCCGCAGAGAACAGTTTGCCCTGCAAGTGCGCTACGGGCAGAAGAAGGTCTTGCACCAGTTGCTTGAGCTGGCCAGGTAG